In the Arachis ipaensis cultivar K30076 chromosome B04, Araip1.1, whole genome shotgun sequence genome, CGCAATTTTTTGttaactttttaataaaattcccaaattatcccttctatcttcttccccaaattccaaatttcacaactcTCACCactcatcttcttcctctgatgCTGCCCGCCACCAGACATGaagaatataaaattaatttcctTTCATTTAATTCTTCAGCTATCACACAATTCTCAGTCATCCTCCTTTCAAAGATCCCATTTTCTGAAGCATTAAAATTCATGAGATTTCAAAGACAACACAAACTCTGAAACCCGGAGGACAGAACACAAAACAGATTGAACTTCATCAAAACTTGAATAAACAAGAATAGATATTAAAGCTGTCAAACACACCAGAAGATAAGAGAACAACACAATAAAGAACCACCTTTAACAAACCACCACCCCCAGAAAATCTTCTCAATCCAAAGCAACAACATCACCTTTCCGCTGACTCCAAATCTAAAAAGATAAAATTGATAGCTAAGACACaaagagaaaaagggagaaaTAACACATACGATCGGCCCTGGACAAGGCTGCATGTGTACTGATTGAGAACGATGATAGAACCTCTCTGCAACTTGCCAGAATGAATCAAATCGTTCTTCTGCGTAGCGAGCATGCTTTGCTGGTAATGGGAGCCATCAGAGAGAACCAAACGGAATCTCTCGGTATTGTTTTGTTGCGACTGCACAAGTTTAAAGTCCATTACTTGCAAAATCGGCTTCAGATCCTCAGCCGAACTGGAATTCTCGCACATCTTCGTAATCGCCGATTCGGTGAGTTTCACCTCCATTTTTGGGAACCCTAGCAAGAAATTGAAACCGCGTTTAGTGATGTAAAACAAAACGCCGAAGTTTGGTTAGAGTGCGTTGAAGCATTTTNNNNNNNNNNNNNNNNNNNNNNNNNNNNNNNNNNNNNNNNNNNNNNNNNNNNNNNNNNNNNNNNNNNNNNNNNNNNNNNNNNNNNNNNNNNNNNNNNNNNNNNNNNNNNNNNNNNNNNNNNNNNNNNNNNNNNNNNNNNNNNNNNNNNNNNNNNNNNNNNNNNNNNNNNNNNNNNNNNNNNNNNNNNNNNNNNNNNNNNNNNNNNNNNNNNNNNNNNNNNNNNNNNNNNNNNNNNNNNNNNNNNNNNNNNNNNNNNNNNNNNNNNNNNNNNNNNNNNNNNNNNNNNNNNNNNNNNNNNNNNNNNNNNNNNNNNNNNNNNNNNNNNNNNNNNNNNNNNNNNNNNNNNNNNNNNNNNNNNNNNNNNNNNNNNNNNNNNNNNNNNNNNNNNNNNNNNNNNNNNNNNNNNNNNNNNNNNNNNNNNNNNNNNNNNNNNNNNNNNNNNNNNNNNNNNNNNNNNNNNNNNNNNNNNNNNNNNNNNNNNNNNNNNNNNNNNNNNNNNNNNNNNNNNNNNNNNNNNNNNNNNNNNNNNNNNNNNNNNNNNNNNNNNNNNNNNNNNNNNNNNNNNNNNNNNNNNNNNNNNNNNNNNNNNNNNNNNNNNNNNNNNNNNNNNNNNNNNNNNNNNNNNNNNNNNNNNNNNNNNNNNNNNNNNNNNNNNNNNNNNNNNNNNNNNNNNNNNNNNNNNNNNNNNNNNNNNNNNNNNNNNNNNNNNNNNNNNNNNNNNNNNNNNNNNNNNNNNNNNNNNNNNNNNNNNNNNNNNNNNNNNNNNNNNNNNNNNNNNNNNNNNNNNNNNNNNNNNNNNNNNNNNNNNNNNNNNNNNNNNNNNNNNNNNNNNNNNNNNNNNNNNNNNNNNNNNNNNNNNNNNNNacatataataaaaatttatatgcagTTGTATATATTTAtagtaaaattaataatttaaaattattaagtaacaatttaattaaacatatcaaattatttaataattatcaaTTAACATATTCACACCAAGATAACTATATCTAAATTATTATCATGTACACATAGAATTTATGCTTAATAGGCTTGAGGTGTGTGGCCCATAACTAGTAGTTATATAAGATTAAACatattataaaaacaaaaaactaaaatcGTTCACGCCTCTGAAGATTTCTGAAATCTTCTTCTCTGCTCTTGCTAtcctctctctctgtctctctctgctCGATCTCTATCAATCTTTCTCACTGTGCGTCGGACGCAAGatctctccctctctcctctcTTGTCTCGCAATCGAGCTCATCGCCGGTGTTTCAACGTCTCGCGGCCTTCCCTAGGCTCCTCCTCTCCGGCGACAGAAGCACTCGTCGGATCGTCGTCGCCCGTCGTCTTCTGGTTTCAAGTATTCGCCGTCGCGAGTCGCCGTGGATCGTGGACCGTCGTAGGGTCGTCACTTGCTTCATCGCTCGTCCTCTTCTGGGCTGGGATCCTCTTCGTCACCCAGTCGCCCTTGGTAAGTCCATGCATCATCACTTCCCCTGTTCTCCCTTTCCCAGATTGCCTTCTCCCTGTATTTTGAGATGATGTTGAATTGGTAATCAATTAATTTGTTAGTGATTGAatcttgaatttgttgctgtctTGCTGAATAATCAccgagtttaattttttttttctttgctaaaAATCATCAGAGTTGATTATCATCgaaccttgaatttgttgctggCTTGCTCAAACACTATCTTTTCTCTTTTCTATGCACTACTTGGGTATGTTACAGTTTTCATATGACCGGGCTTACAATTTGTTGCTGTCTTGCTCAAACACCATATTTATCTTTTATCTCTACAGTCTTCATATTGTACATTGCTTCAtgatttcagtttgtttttgcatGATATATTTCAACTGATAGCTTGTTTCCCCtgaatgaattaaaataaaggtgaatcactagttcccttaatCACTTAGGTgacacctttgagaaggcttttgAGGTAACTTCTCTGTCTTATATGTTTCCACCTTGGAATTGGTTTATGTCCACAGTTCATAACAAGTTACATGGCTTTGTTTGAATTAGTTGGGAAATGTTTCTTCCACGCTTGAAACATCAAACCTGGTCTATGTCTATTAATGATGTTTTATTATAGGGTAACAATGTAGTAACATCTTGCTTTCAGCAAAAAACAGAATTGTTAACTAGCTGAGACACATAGTTAACTACTAATTTGATTCTTCATTATCTGGTGTATGGGAATTGTATCATTTCAAGTATTGAAACAACATAACATTGTTCATCTCATTGCTGCTTCTCAAATTTCTTCAGGAAGGTCGAATGATCGTGGAGAGCAAGACAGCAGAACTGAAGACTCAAATCCGGCTTAAAGGAAGTCACGAGGACAATGAATCACAACTCAAGGCATCTCGAGAAGTATTGCCAACTATGTAATCGTGTGTTCTTGCCTCACTAAGTGAAGGCACAGACTGTATAAGCTATATCAGAGATGTTAATAGATTTTTTAGTTTGAATAAGATGGTTCTATGCAGATCAGTAATGACACATTCAACCATtataaaatcataagaaaaatacTAAACCAGAATTTCATTGTCAGAAGTTTATGGCGGAACATCATAATATTTTTTAACCATTGGATTGATGAGTAGTTTTCAACCTTTTACACCTTTGAATTATCAACCGCTTCTGATAGCATTTCTGAATAGAAAATTGAGTTTGTAATGACAATTTAGTTGAATAAAATGTTTATGTTCTTAAGTAACTGAACAAGCATAATTTCACTTTGCTTTGGTTGCAACTTGCAGGTGGCAATGGCAACGGCTGCCAAAGCAAAACTACTTCTTCGCGAGCTAAAAACTGTTAAAGCAGATTTGGCTTTTGCAAAAGCCAGGTGTTCTCAactagaagaagaaaataaaatgctCCGCGACCGCGGTACCACTACCACTAAGGGACAGAACCGTGAAGATGATGATATGGTATTGGTTATTtgttgttccctatttcaaattTGATATGACAACACCTATGAAGCACTCATACAGGCATAACAAAATTTGAAAGCATCTTCCAATTTCATGTGTTGTTTTATCTAAACATGAGTTATATGTATGAATCTCATAAGTTTATAACCTCATTTTTGCTGGAGATTATTTTTTTCATCCCTTCTAGCTTTTACACCATTGCATGTTTGCCTATCATATACAGCATTGAAAGATAGTTGAAGTGGTACACATTTAGTGGTTGAAGGCAAGagctttcttttgcttcaagcaTACTATGGAATTGTTTATTATATGCATATATACTAACTACCCTGTGTTATGCATATATCCCAAGAACTCATTGTGTTTTTAACAACAATATGATCATTTAAATATGAAACTTTAGGTCCTATATGGCTATGTTTTTGTAACTTGTACAGATTTGGTTTCAACTGGAGACGCTTCTTGCCGAGAAGGCTCGCTTGGCAGGCGAGAATGAGGTATATGCTAGGGAAACCGTTTCCTAAGGGAGATTGTGGAGTACCATCAGCTGACAATGCAGGATGTAGTGTACCTGGATGATGGCATTGCCGAAGTCCCAGAGGTTTATGACAGCTCGAGTGGGGTGTCCCGGATAACGTCTTTCAACCCATCACCATCAGAATCACCTCTTCGAGTGGTTATTCGGAACTCAGAAAGTTCACCTATTCTCCCAAACGAGATGTTAACTGTGATATTGATCTATACaaagttattctttttctttctttttgtaacTTCTTGTAATTGAAATTGCACTTTTTTCTGATCTTTATATTAGGAAAGTATTGGTATTCTGattcaatgcattaatagaagTCAAATTATCATAAGAAGATTAATAAGTTAAATAACAACAAAACCAGCCAGAGATTTTGGATGGTGAATTTTCTGAACAAAAATCCTATATTATATGGTACAGTACTACAGTGGCCTCAGAATCAGAATGTTACAAAGTATCAGTAGCAAGTCCAAATCAATTCATTCCTTTCTTTTGCATCAGAAGATGCACAATCAAGCTTTGAAATGACTTCATCTTACTGCCTCATCTTAGAAGTAATTAAAATTCTCTACTAGTAAAATAATATTAACCAGTACAAGTAGCTAACACAAGTTTATATATACTTGTAATTGTTTCATATAACGATACCATATAGGCATTTACGCAAATGATCTCATTTCATGtcctttaggtagcgtttgttttgaggtactgagactcagtatcgtgtttgttagttcagagactggtactaaaatttctgtctctgtctctaaaatttcagtatttcagtacctccaaaaagtatggacacaggggactgaaatatttagagatggagactgaaactttaataacattttatacctaaaatacttttatttcaattaattaattccaattttactctttgtgcaaattaaattagagttttattcttgtttcaattcctgtctctcattttgcaccaaacagaatactgaaatttattttaatccctgtctcttagtatCTGTctttcagtctcagtctttctgtctctgtctctccaccaaacgctaccttatatACTTTTCAACAATCATTACTGTACTTTAGAAAGACACCTGGAACTAACTCAGCTCATGCCTCGTATGAAGTATTTAAGTAATAGTGACTGAATTTTCCTTTTTGACCATTCTCTGAAAATTAATCTTTACTGTCATTAGTATTTATTTTGGTCTAGTGAGATGGAGAACCTATTTCATAGTTAGACCATTTTTTGAGCAACATACCTATTTCAAGTGACAACCAGGATTATGAAACCATTGTATATTGTTTGATCATAACTTTAGTTATTTATAACTAATCTATAACAAATTAAAGAAGCAATATCACAAGTGAAATGATGTTGATTATCCTTAGTCTCCCTTCTTACAAATAAAGAGAAACAAACTGTTCATCTAATAAATTCAGAATAACCTATAATTAAAAGCATCTTCACATAGTTCTTAATTAAAACTACCGCCTACTAAGTTATCATAATATATAGAAAAGGAAAATATCAGATCAAATGcaataaaacaaaaacataaaaCTACACAAAGATTTTGTGAAGTGAAGCAACACTCCTTGCGGGTGTGTTTCATAAACCACATTCGGAAATATTTGTCACTTTTACACTATATATGGCAGAAACTGCAGAAATAGACCTTCATTTCTTAATTAAGAGTCATAGACTTACAATGAACTTCCTCTAGCTTATAGGGTCATTAGAAGATACACTTAACCTCTTACTAGTATATTATATGAACATGATGTGACCAGTTCAATGTGACTCCTCCGCATTCGACGTTCTCAAAGTGTAACCACGAATGCCTCCGGCGAAATTTTACATGTGTTGTTGGTGTATATATATCAAGGTTGCTTCTTTCAAAAATGTAAAAAGCTTCATAGCAGAAAAACATCCTGGCTTGTATTTATAATATCTTAGAATAACTGGAAGAATAAACTAGTAGAACCATCACCAAATGACCTCAAGTCTGCTGGTTTTACCAAAGCCCTGCACAATGGGCAGGTCCTTTCCCTCTCAAACTTGGTAAAATAAGAGAGCAAGAAAATAGAaaggaataaaaatgaaagtAGCAAGAGAGATTGAAGCACTGTAAGATCAGTGaatttggaaaataaaataaaataaaataatttaaaaatttgaaacatACAGAATCCTATATGATAGATAAATATATCTGCAATTTTCTCATCAACGGCTATTATTGCGCATTCTACTACCTAAAGAGCCGGGTATACTCTAGAAAAGCAAAATCTAGGACCAGATAACTCTATGCTAAAAATTAAAAAGCATAACATGAAACTTCTAAGTTAAAATCGATAAAGAtgaagcaaactactgctacatttgaaaataaaaaaactcaTACATACAGGTAACCAAGTGCAattcaaaataaataacaaaataatttcAGATTACTATGCAGGCCAGTATATATAACAACAAAGCAAGTCTCACCACTCTGATACACAATCTTCACAGAAGATGTGTTTACAATGAAGTAATATTGGAGCATGCATCTTCTCTTGACAAATAGCACAAAGATCACCAGCCACAATCACCTGCCAGCAGATAAACCCCTTAACTTGCATGAAAAACTAGCATACAAGAAAGGAAGAGGatacaaaataattattaacaGATAGTGAAGTATGGTAAGAACAACTTATAGGAGGCTATAAAGTTCTTAACAACAGACTTCGGTTATTCATTCAGCACCACCAAAATTAACGAGCCCACAGTACCTGCTCTGATGTTGCATAAGAACCATAATGCACTTCTTTCTGTGACAATGCCTTCACTGCAGCAAAGAAGGCTTGCACCTGACAACCAACAGACACAGGGTTTAAGAAAACCACCACCAGTGACGATGTAATCCACAAATAGTTTAAAACAATAAACAAACGAGTTCCTATACAATCCCAGCTAAATGACATACTTATCATGGAAGATGCTTCCAAGAATGATTTATACAACTGAAGTCTACATCAAAGAAATGAAGCACAAGGAAGATTGGATATATAACTGAAATTTTTCCCCGGAAAAGACAAACTGATTGGTTGATAGCTGCATTCAGAATTATAACCATATATTCAcataaaaacagaaaacaaagaaaaatccatGGAAGAAGATGAAAATTCTAGGTTGAacctataaaataaaaaatcctgatTGTTCTGAAACACCACAATAATACAAGGAGACGGAAAGTACCTTTTAGAAAGCTGATGCCAAAATTAGTGACTTTACTGCAAGAAATCTCAAGACTCTCCAAACATGCCAACTCTGGAAGCAAATTGAATAAAATACATTGTTCTGTTAATCATTGAACCATGTGTTGACTAAGACAACAATGACTATACTTCCATATGAAGCTATATAAAATGCACATGTTTAACACCATGAACTATTCCACTGTATAATCTTTCCGTAGAGAACTACCCATTAGAAGGAAAAAATGAATATAAAGTTAGCCAATACAATGAATTTAATGAAATATATAAAAGCATGGGATGATATATTTAATTAAgctaaagagaaattaacaaaggCCTTACAACATTTCAAGGCAGCAATATCGAAAATAACACAACTGGCAAATAAGTTAATTCAGGGGTACATCTAAACTCCCCTAAAAATAAATTGGGATAGGATCTTAAAAGTAGGACACAGTTACTTGGGATTTAGATAATGCAAACAAAATGTCAACATGAAAATAATATCAAGGAATAAGTAACGCTCCAAtgctaaaataaaaatcaaaatattacTGTAACTTCAAAACTAGACCATTGAAGCCTTTAGAATACAAAATTTTTGGAAGTCAAATGATTCTGTTTCATAACAAAATAAAGGTTGCTCATCACATATTTCATCAAGTTCACATTCAATAAGTAAAACAATAAAGCCATTTTACAAATAAGTGGAGTCAACTACAAGGATCAAATGAGCATAGACACAAGCATGCAAAAAGTAAGAACATGAAAATCCCATTGCCCCAATTACTTATATACATATACTGTCAACGATAATTAGATACCAAGAAGCATGTAGCAGAAATCTCAATAACTCACTTGGCCAAGCACAAAGTCATAGTCCCTTGAACCGCTGCCTCAGTTCAGATTCTGGAGTGGCCAACAGTTTCTTCGTACGACCATTACTAATCCCCGATTTTACCATATAACAAATATGATTTTACCATATAAGATTTTACCAAATTGTACATGGATTGGAATTTCAAGTTCGGACATTATCTGGCAACAAAATTGGCCAATGATTTAGCCAATTCACTTGGTGCCGATAAAAGCCAGAATAGTTTATGAAGCTATATAAAATGCACATGTTTACTACATGAAATTCCAGTCCCTAATTCTTCACCGAAGGCGAATAGATGATCATCAAGACATTCATAAAAACCACAACCTCCAACAATTGATAATATTTCCAACACATATTAGCCTAGCATCTTATGGAATATGAGTACTAGGTGCTAATACCGCATATCCAAAACAAAGTTCAAACACTTTGTCGTATCCTCATTCCTTATTCACAAATTAATCCTTAAAAAACCATTCATTACCATTATTAACATATTACCATAACAAGACACCTATTGGCACTAAGACATCAACCAAATGCCACAACCTTCTCAGATCTCAATAGTAACCACCACTTAAAAAATTGACAACGCTCCCCTATCCAACAAAGTGCTACACATTCTTGTATATACAGTTAGTTAAAATAATCCAAAGACATTgcaaaaaccaaaaatcaagtacTACAATACTTAGGAACAAACCAGAATTAACTCAAGAACAgaacagaaaaacaaatagaagCAGTGAAAAATCAGACCAAAAAAAATCAAGAACCAACCTGAGTCAGAGGCTCCATTCTTGATGATGCAGACAGAGAGTGGCAGAGTGCAGGGAGGAGTGGAGGAAGACGCGGTGGCTGCCAGAAAGGGAGAGGCGCTGGACGACGACGGCTGGACGGGGCTCGGCGATGGAGGGCGAAGGGGCATTCAAAGAACTTCCATAGAGGAGAAAGATGCAGCGTTTGCCCAGTTGAGTGGTTTAGCCTTCCTTCTCCTTTAGGGTTTGTTTGGATGttgaaaagaaaatggaaggaaagaaaataagaggaaagaaaataagaaaaaagaaaatggaaagaaaagttgagttatttgtgtgttgtttggatgaatagaaaatagatggaaagaaaatagagaaaaaatagaggagtgctacacatacaagtcatttttgtttacaagtcttacaagttgggccTAACAACACACGCGTTACTgttcgcgtgtttcatcttcgTTTCCTTTTTTACGAAGAAGAAGAAACGTGAAAACGGcatgaatataaatgacttgtatgatttgtatggaaaagcgttctctctttgccttcgatctccttctgtttttttttttattttcatggtttctgaaatcaagctttgaaattgttttgaagatgatgaaatttcagaaatacacccgaacgattacaaaaatacacccaaacgattacagaaatacatccaaaggattacagaaatacacccaaacagttacagaaataaaccaaacgatcacagaaatacacccaaaggattacagaaatacacccaatataaggagagacagtatatttcttcttgaaatcaatacacccaaaggattacagaaatacattcaaaggattacaaaaatacaccaaaggatttaagaaatacacccaaaattcgttacagaaatacacccaaaggatttaagaaatacacccataaTTCAcaactctttctctttttcctcctcatcttctgctgcttcttcttcaaaaacgatttcagagcttgatgtcaaaaaacaatggaaatcgagaataacgaagaaagaaaacaaagagaaaagcacgtaattgaagaagaagaacaggaagaggaagaagaacgtgcagcaagaagcagaagaagaaggagaaagagaaggcaagaaacgtaccttgaataatgtttcttcattttttctggtgattttgatgaaggagaaagagaaaacgaaaagaggagaagaaaattcaataaaaaaagagggaggaagagaaaaaaaagagacacggagaaagaagaaggaagaggaagaggaagaatggagaaagaagaagaagaagaagaagaagaagaagaagaagaagaagaagaggaagaggaagaggaagaggaagaggaagcacggagaaagaagaagaagaaaaagaggcacaaaaaaaaacatgaaacggcgtgaatataaatgacttgtatgacttgtatggaaaatcacttgtatgtggagaattactcaattttcttttgtttggatggaaagaaaagtgagaagaaagaaaattataatagtataaaattatattaatactcttatcataaaataaagtataaatatttttatttattcatgttttattatattttataaatattataaaatattataattttatatatttgatttaaattatttatctaatacatataatatttaaatataaatttttattataataatatattaaaattaaatttatattaatatttgttAATAATAATATAACTAAGGGTAGTATTGGAAATACAAAAATATAgcacttttcttcttg is a window encoding:
- the LOC110271600 gene encoding RING finger and transmembrane domain-containing protein 2-like, with amino-acid sequence MSFSWDCIGTRLFIVLNYLWITSSLVVVFLNPVSVGCQVQAFFAAVKALSQKEVHYGSYATSEQVIVAGDLCAICQEKMHAPILLHCKHIFCEDCVSEWFERERTCPLCRALVKPADLRSFGDGSTSLFFQLF